A window of Pusillimonas sp. T7-7 contains these coding sequences:
- a CDS encoding type VI secretion protein IcmF/TssM N-terminal domain-containing protein translates to MAKKLLSVLAGIMILLILALACWLVGVLLGWQLWQSLVLFLGCIMAVLIMGWLRRRWHAWRLRRRLARPALNTSESTAQLDADWRAGLTALRQSRLSRFGSPLYVLPWFLTLGPEDQARSAMLRRTAGRDAVSAGGDETPALQWWLLPSMVMLDPAPSASADVLAPSASGWQRMLQRMMHTRRREPLNGLVLSFSSDWLDKSSDAQLSDTGHMLRQRLDELVRIYNARVPVYIVLTHCESVNGFSAWASSFAGDASKQAMGYVSKGKLASIGEFIDDAFGHIVARMSDLRVLQGRHQHPTPEAFGLPERMFALSGRLDKVLRPAFQATPYAETPLLRGLFLTAGRAGDDSHQADWFSAGLFDDVLPGQRHAWQALERLRHWRRLLRHAAVAGWLLACVAIGAVLVYSAQTAREQLQLAGKGAGTAGADFSGDLSSDLRALHSVRHAAHSLNDRPGWQKHWMPFQGYVNNAQSELEDAYANAFYREVISANLNPLLMKVLEEPQSGAPDQATIALAQNLVRRINLLQARLAGQNLRTLPLPGTEMQALAAAIQKGTLNPIDGLLLGDMYRDYLGWQENTAILTDEQRALQKALSSLGLSARPIQWIYTWSILQPNLQPMRLTDFWSIGKADGLPEVPAALTLDGKKAITAFMKELARATGNDKAWQEREAQYQKLFMEEGLEHWYTFSDAFVHAPNLIDDASSRRTVLASLMTSTGPYNRYMGQLAKLGQALPAQSRPEWLQQAMHLDKLTGLVQLPKADGKESPAAGGSSLTTLQSLKVVQDFGGDVIKALPEGSAIKQGFSSLTSDQQALSLLQEHLKGVRATILSLQQGDGNAMDTAIQIWSYGHDPKVKNVALIDAHTAMEQLRQSYGASKNPRTAVVWQLEEGAIDFTLDYAARSAACSLQSNWEVNVLGTVKGLTDKQLANTLLFGPQGQVNVFLDGDASHFVSRDGTRYMARKALGDVVPLNGQFYAFAGLAQLRTATQAGQQLEDQRNKDASVALKDQAQQLDQKISKLEEVKGNVTLSTEPSQTNAGAQLRPESITLSLQCASGPITLRNLNFANSQVFTWSMSSCADTTLSIDYPGFELQKQWSAAGGFIQFLNEYASGVRRYTPADFPGQANAMKQAGIEWLDISYRQQGQESVLKAFAEADKLHAQAQEIQSRLDAMQQEAAGAPDTQSSSGAPALPERIITTCMGSSDSLGPVLTSSTETHVPEEQTGPVAMPEPSVAPAGQGHSAKASGRYAVQVGVFAHPDKVHAALEKAQYTLQDDPITLHGKEYRNIRVTGYKTRQEAEDAARQIGKLLGLKPVVVQG, encoded by the coding sequence ATGGCAAAGAAATTACTGAGCGTGCTTGCGGGGATCATGATCCTGCTCATCCTGGCACTGGCATGCTGGCTGGTAGGAGTGCTTCTGGGTTGGCAGCTATGGCAATCGCTGGTCTTGTTTCTGGGCTGCATTATGGCCGTATTGATCATGGGGTGGTTGCGACGGCGTTGGCATGCATGGCGCTTGCGCAGGCGGCTGGCCCGCCCGGCCTTGAACACCAGTGAAAGTACCGCCCAACTTGACGCGGATTGGCGTGCGGGGTTGACGGCCTTGCGGCAATCACGCCTGTCGCGTTTTGGCTCGCCGCTGTATGTATTGCCTTGGTTTTTGACGCTTGGGCCTGAAGATCAGGCACGTTCGGCCATGCTGCGCCGGACTGCCGGCCGCGATGCCGTATCGGCGGGCGGTGACGAGACCCCAGCCTTGCAGTGGTGGCTATTGCCCAGCATGGTCATGCTGGACCCGGCGCCATCGGCCAGCGCCGACGTGCTCGCCCCGTCGGCTTCCGGTTGGCAGCGCATGCTGCAACGGATGATGCATACGCGCCGTCGCGAACCTCTGAACGGGTTGGTGCTGTCTTTCAGCAGCGACTGGCTGGACAAGTCCAGCGATGCGCAGCTGTCTGATACTGGCCATATGCTGCGCCAGCGTCTGGATGAACTCGTGCGTATCTACAACGCCCGTGTGCCTGTTTATATCGTATTGACCCATTGCGAGTCAGTTAACGGGTTTTCAGCGTGGGCCAGCTCTTTTGCGGGTGACGCCAGCAAGCAGGCCATGGGCTATGTAAGCAAGGGCAAGCTCGCCAGCATCGGGGAATTCATCGACGATGCCTTTGGGCATATCGTGGCGCGCATGAGCGATCTGCGGGTGTTGCAGGGCAGGCATCAGCATCCGACCCCCGAAGCCTTCGGCCTTCCCGAGCGCATGTTTGCCCTGTCCGGTCGTCTCGACAAAGTATTGCGCCCCGCTTTTCAGGCCACGCCGTATGCGGAAACGCCGCTGCTGCGCGGCCTGTTCCTGACTGCTGGCCGTGCAGGTGATGACAGTCATCAGGCAGACTGGTTCAGCGCCGGCTTGTTTGACGACGTATTGCCTGGTCAGCGTCATGCCTGGCAAGCTCTGGAGCGTTTGCGTCACTGGCGCCGACTGTTGCGCCATGCCGCCGTGGCCGGCTGGCTGCTGGCGTGCGTGGCGATTGGCGCGGTTCTGGTTTATTCCGCTCAGACCGCCCGGGAACAATTGCAACTTGCAGGAAAGGGCGCCGGCACGGCTGGCGCTGATTTCTCGGGTGACTTGTCGTCAGACTTGCGTGCCTTGCATTCCGTACGGCATGCAGCGCACTCTCTGAATGACCGCCCCGGCTGGCAAAAGCACTGGATGCCATTCCAGGGGTATGTGAATAATGCCCAGAGCGAGCTTGAAGACGCTTATGCAAATGCTTTCTATCGCGAGGTGATCTCGGCCAATCTGAATCCCTTGCTCATGAAAGTACTGGAGGAACCGCAGTCAGGCGCGCCTGATCAGGCGACCATTGCATTGGCGCAGAATCTGGTTCGTCGCATCAACCTGCTGCAAGCCCGGCTGGCCGGTCAGAACTTGCGCACATTACCCTTGCCTGGCACGGAAATGCAGGCCTTGGCGGCAGCCATTCAGAAAGGAACGTTGAACCCCATTGATGGGCTGTTGCTGGGCGATATGTATCGCGATTACCTGGGTTGGCAGGAGAATACCGCCATTCTGACCGATGAGCAGAGAGCCCTGCAAAAAGCCCTGAGTAGTCTGGGCCTGTCAGCACGTCCGATTCAGTGGATTTATACATGGAGCATCTTGCAGCCTAATTTGCAGCCCATGCGCCTGACGGATTTTTGGAGTATTGGCAAAGCAGACGGTTTGCCTGAAGTGCCCGCGGCCTTGACGCTTGATGGAAAAAAAGCCATAACCGCCTTCATGAAAGAACTGGCGCGTGCCACAGGCAATGACAAAGCCTGGCAGGAGCGTGAGGCACAGTATCAGAAGTTGTTCATGGAAGAGGGGCTGGAGCACTGGTACACCTTTTCCGATGCCTTTGTACATGCGCCCAATCTGATTGATGATGCCAGCTCACGGCGCACCGTCCTGGCTTCGCTCATGACGAGCACCGGACCCTACAATCGGTACATGGGCCAACTGGCCAAGCTGGGGCAGGCCTTGCCAGCCCAATCACGGCCTGAATGGCTGCAGCAGGCCATGCATCTGGACAAGCTCACTGGGCTGGTGCAATTGCCCAAGGCCGATGGCAAAGAGTCGCCCGCAGCTGGCGGTTCCAGCTTGACCACTCTGCAAAGCCTGAAAGTTGTGCAGGATTTTGGTGGCGATGTAATCAAAGCCCTTCCCGAAGGCAGCGCCATCAAGCAAGGGTTCTCGAGTCTGACTTCCGATCAGCAGGCATTGTCACTATTGCAAGAACACCTGAAAGGCGTAAGAGCAACAATCCTGTCCTTGCAGCAGGGGGACGGCAATGCAATGGATACGGCCATACAGATTTGGTCCTATGGCCATGACCCGAAGGTAAAGAACGTGGCATTGATCGACGCCCACACGGCCATGGAGCAGTTGCGGCAGTCATATGGCGCTTCAAAAAATCCTCGAACGGCTGTCGTTTGGCAATTGGAGGAAGGGGCCATAGACTTCACGCTGGACTATGCCGCGCGTAGCGCAGCATGCAGCTTGCAGAGCAACTGGGAGGTGAATGTGCTGGGTACTGTCAAGGGGCTGACAGACAAGCAGTTGGCCAATACATTGCTGTTCGGCCCGCAGGGGCAGGTCAATGTCTTTCTGGATGGTGATGCCAGCCATTTTGTTTCTCGCGATGGTACGCGTTATATGGCCAGAAAAGCCCTGGGCGATGTTGTGCCGCTCAATGGCCAGTTCTATGCATTTGCCGGTCTTGCACAGCTGCGTACGGCCACGCAGGCCGGGCAACAGCTGGAGGACCAGCGCAACAAGGATGCCAGCGTCGCATTGAAGGATCAGGCCCAGCAACTGGATCAAAAAATATCCAAGCTGGAAGAGGTCAAGGGCAATGTGACCTTGAGTACGGAGCCGTCGCAAACCAATGCTGGCGCACAATTGCGTCCTGAAAGCATCACGCTGAGTCTGCAGTGCGCCAGTGGACCCATCACGCTACGGAACTTGAATTTTGCCAACAGCCAGGTGTTTACCTGGTCCATGTCCAGTTGTGCAGACACGACGCTGAGCATCGACTACCCGGGTTTTGAATTGCAGAAGCAGTGGAGTGCTGCGGGTGGCTTCATCCAGTTCCTGAATGAGTATGCCAGCGGCGTGCGTCGCTATACGCCGGCAGATTTCCCGGGCCAGGCCAACGCCATGAAACAGGCCGGCATCGAGTGGCTGGATATATCTTATCGCCAGCAGGGCCAGGAAAGCGTGCTGAAAGCTTTTGCTGAAGCCGACAAACTGCATGCTCAGGCGCAGGAGATCCAGTCCAGACTTGATGCCATGCAGCAAGAGGCGGCCGGGGCGCCTGATACGCAAAGCTCATCAGGCGCCCCGGCCTTGCCGGAGCGGATCATCACAACCTGCATGGGCTCTTCCGACAGTCTTGGCCCGGTGCTGACATCCAGTACAGAAACGCATGTTCCTGAAGAGCAGACGGGGCCCGTTGCCATGCCTGAGCCCAGCGTGGCGCCGGCAGGCCAAGGCCATAGTGCGAAGGCGTCAGGTAGGTATGCGGTTCAAGTGGGTGTCTTTGCCCACCCGGACAAGGTGCATGCAGCACTGGAGAAGGCGCAGTACACGCTGCAGGATGATCCCATTACCTTACATGGCAAGGAGTACAGGAACATTCGGGTTACAGGCTATAAAACTCGCCAGGAAGCCGAGGATGCAGCCAGGCAGATAGGAAAGCTGCTGGGTTTGAAGCCTGTTGTGGTCCAGGGCTAG
- a CDS encoding DotU family type IV/VI secretion system protein yields MESAYAAFRQSDAEVESIVEQLKALLDQASAQARRDGYPPEHVQDALYATVAWIDELAMSFEWPGSAVWRLSPLQRHYFATTRAGVGFFERLQALPEQANEVREVFALMLVAGFQGDFAHRPAAELDQFRSELLERVAQEVGMAPLGGGQLLFPEAYALGKQVTISRRPGGPSTAVILMILLPLLVLLGLYVYLNTQLLYDTAELVKPLTKGL; encoded by the coding sequence ATGGAATCGGCGTACGCGGCTTTCCGGCAAAGTGATGCAGAGGTGGAAAGCATTGTTGAACAGCTCAAGGCGTTGCTGGATCAGGCCAGTGCGCAAGCCAGGCGTGACGGTTATCCGCCCGAGCATGTACAGGATGCCCTGTACGCAACAGTGGCATGGATAGACGAACTGGCCATGTCGTTTGAATGGCCAGGATCGGCAGTATGGCGGCTATCTCCGCTGCAGCGTCATTACTTTGCCACGACGCGTGCGGGTGTGGGCTTCTTCGAGCGCTTGCAGGCTTTGCCTGAGCAGGCGAATGAAGTGCGAGAGGTATTCGCCTTGATGCTGGTGGCTGGATTTCAAGGTGATTTCGCCCATAGGCCTGCTGCCGAACTGGATCAGTTTCGTAGCGAGTTGCTGGAAAGGGTGGCGCAAGAGGTCGGTATGGCCCCTTTGGGTGGTGGCCAGCTTTTGTTTCCCGAAGCTTATGCACTTGGAAAGCAGGTAACGATAAGCAGGCGTCCTGGCGGGCCATCGACGGCAGTCATTTTGATGATTCTGCTGCCATTGCTTGTTTTGCTTGGATTGTATGTGTATTTGAACACACAGCTGCTCTACGATACGGCAGAGTTGGTCAAGCCTTTGACCAAAGGGCTTTAA
- the tcuA gene encoding FAD-dependent tricarballylate dehydrogenase TcuA translates to MFDVLVIGGGNAALCAALCAREAGASVLLLESAPREWRGGNSQHTRNLRCMHDAPQDVLIDAYPEEEYWRDLLAVTGGQTNEKLARLVIRASSSCRGWMRKHGVHFQPPLSGALHVARTNAFFMGGGKALVNAYYRSAEGLGVQIRYDSPVDKLEIRDGRFIAAYTNGERIEARTCVLAAGGFESNREWLREAWGQNERGEWPVDNFLIRGTRFNQGVLLKHMFEEHQADKIGDPTQAHMVAIDARAPLYDGGICTRIDCVSLGVVVNREAQRFYDEGEDFWPKRYAIWGRLLAGQPGQIAYSIIDSKAVGRFMPPVFPGEQADSLPDLADKLGLDADVFMQTLNSYNQACKPGTFDHTKLDDCHTEGLLPAKTHWALPLDKPPFYGYALRPGVTFTYQGLLTDETAAVRFQDQPSQNLFVAGEMMAGNVLGKGYTAGIGMSIGTAFGRIAGTNAAKAALNTENSEVNHATA, encoded by the coding sequence ATGTTCGATGTACTTGTTATTGGCGGCGGTAACGCCGCCCTGTGCGCCGCCTTGTGCGCACGAGAAGCTGGCGCCAGCGTTCTTTTGCTGGAGTCTGCACCACGCGAATGGCGTGGCGGAAATTCTCAGCACACACGCAATTTGCGCTGCATGCACGATGCTCCGCAGGATGTGCTGATAGACGCCTATCCTGAAGAAGAGTACTGGCGCGATTTGCTTGCCGTGACCGGCGGCCAGACCAACGAAAAGCTGGCTCGCCTGGTCATTCGCGCTTCCTCGTCCTGTAGGGGCTGGATGCGCAAACACGGTGTGCACTTTCAGCCGCCTTTGTCGGGTGCCTTGCACGTTGCGCGCACCAATGCTTTTTTCATGGGTGGCGGCAAGGCCTTGGTCAATGCCTACTATCGCAGCGCCGAAGGCTTGGGCGTGCAGATACGCTATGACTCGCCGGTCGATAAGCTTGAAATTCGTGATGGGCGCTTTATTGCCGCCTATACGAATGGAGAACGGATCGAGGCGCGCACCTGCGTACTGGCCGCTGGCGGCTTTGAGTCGAACCGTGAGTGGCTGCGTGAGGCATGGGGCCAGAATGAACGCGGCGAATGGCCGGTCGACAATTTCCTGATCCGCGGTACACGATTCAATCAGGGCGTGTTGCTCAAGCACATGTTTGAAGAGCACCAGGCTGACAAGATTGGAGACCCGACTCAGGCGCACATGGTCGCGATCGACGCGCGTGCGCCTTTATATGACGGGGGTATCTGTACCCGCATTGACTGCGTATCGCTGGGTGTGGTGGTGAATCGCGAGGCCCAACGCTTCTATGACGAAGGAGAAGATTTCTGGCCCAAACGCTATGCCATCTGGGGGCGTTTGCTGGCCGGGCAGCCAGGTCAGATTGCTTACTCCATTATTGACAGCAAAGCGGTGGGGCGCTTCATGCCGCCCGTATTCCCTGGCGAGCAAGCCGATAGTTTGCCCGATCTTGCGGACAAACTGGGATTGGACGCAGATGTATTCATGCAAACCTTGAACAGCTACAACCAGGCCTGCAAACCCGGCACCTTCGACCATACCAAGCTGGACGACTGTCATACCGAAGGGCTGTTGCCTGCCAAGACGCATTGGGCTCTGCCGCTTGATAAGCCGCCGTTCTATGGCTATGCGCTGCGGCCAGGAGTGACTTTTACCTACCAAGGCTTGTTGACCGACGAGACCGCTGCCGTGCGTTTTCAGGACCAACCCAGCCAGAATCTATTCGTGGCGGGTGAAATGATGGCCGGCAATGTGCTGGGCAAGGGCTATACCGCTGGTATCGGAATGTCGATCGGCACGGCTTTCGGGCGTATTGCCGGCACGAATGCCGCCAAGGCTGCCTTGAATACCGAAAACAGCGAGGTCAATCATGCAACAGCTTGA
- a CDS encoding D-glycerate dehydrogenase produces MTTKPKVYVACNFPPEVLDLFITRFDATYNDTGRVLHTDELIENVQGVDAIVLTATDRLDKAAVQQLPSSVKVVCTYSVGNDHLDLDALEAKGIAVLSTPDVLDEACADAAWLLMLGAARRVIEGIDLIRSGTWQGWSPRQLIGREVWGSRLGILGMGRIGRAIAKRARGFDMAVHYHNRNQLTAELEAGAQYHSSLESLAQHSDFLCIACPASPSTRGLINASILQHLPPDAVVCNISRGDIICDEDLLQALKTGTVAAAGLDVFAGEPDIHPEYRQLPNVFGLPHIGSSTMRTRLAMGELLCSGLEACFSGATPPNQIR; encoded by the coding sequence ATGACCACGAAACCAAAAGTCTACGTCGCCTGCAATTTTCCTCCAGAAGTCCTGGATCTGTTCATCACCCGCTTTGATGCAACCTACAACGACACTGGCCGCGTGCTTCACACCGACGAATTGATTGAAAACGTACAAGGCGTGGATGCCATAGTGCTCACTGCAACAGACCGCCTGGACAAGGCGGCGGTCCAGCAGCTTCCTTCTTCAGTCAAAGTCGTGTGCACCTATTCCGTAGGCAACGATCATCTTGATCTGGACGCCTTGGAAGCAAAAGGCATTGCAGTGCTAAGCACACCCGACGTGCTGGACGAGGCCTGCGCCGATGCCGCCTGGCTGCTTATGCTGGGTGCGGCAAGACGCGTTATCGAGGGTATAGACCTTATACGCAGCGGGACATGGCAAGGCTGGAGCCCGCGTCAGTTGATCGGGCGCGAGGTATGGGGCAGCCGGCTGGGCATTCTGGGCATGGGCCGTATCGGGCGCGCAATCGCCAAACGGGCGCGCGGCTTCGATATGGCTGTTCATTATCATAATCGCAACCAGCTTACCGCCGAACTCGAGGCTGGTGCACAGTATCACTCCAGCCTGGAAAGCCTGGCCCAGCATAGCGACTTTCTGTGCATAGCCTGCCCGGCCAGCCCGTCTACCCGAGGCTTGATCAACGCAAGTATTCTGCAGCATTTGCCGCCTGATGCGGTTGTCTGCAATATTTCGCGCGGCGACATCATATGCGACGAAGATCTGTTGCAAGCCTTGAAGACGGGCACGGTGGCCGCTGCCGGGCTGGACGTTTTTGCCGGCGAGCCCGATATCCATCCGGAATACAGGCAGCTGCCCAACGTATTCGGTCTGCCTCATATTGGCAGCAGCACCATGCGCACACGCTTGGCAATGGGCGAACTGCTCTGTTCAGGGCTGGAGGCCTGCTTCTCTGGTGCGACCCCGCCAAACCAGATACGCTAG
- the tssK gene encoding type VI secretion system baseplate subunit TssK produces MTTQLKPAIFWHQGLFLEPQHFQHQDAKLERALERHLELTTPWAWGFYTLQLDESALQAHSLSISHVAVRWKDGAFTEFPGNARVESRRFELTDFAQGPRKAYLGLRRLMEDEVNVLRYEHIESAAQSHSRFAALADPQQVPDMYSDGASGHVAVMNYVLRIFWEDEIENLGDYELMPLVCLEQSGEAVHPLPTFTPPCMTLAAAPQLQRLLNELRDEIIGRARQLEVFKRPLASREQEGDAQLSTMLALSVLNRYGSQLNHLVEGLQTHPWFVYGVLRQLIGELSTFTEYCDLLGETRDSQSLLQPYEHNGLGAVFDSVRALLFRLLNEITLGPEMFVRFERDGAADTLYRAELPSNFFGTRHRYYLMVRSALEAAETTGLMMLEGKLAPLESMEMTVNRALPGIELIPLQTLPLGMPRRSGAAYFRVESQSELWDAVAEDGRLALFLPNPPEELRVELIVIKG; encoded by the coding sequence ATGACCACGCAACTTAAACCAGCCATTTTCTGGCATCAGGGACTCTTCCTGGAACCACAACACTTCCAGCATCAGGACGCGAAACTGGAGCGTGCGCTGGAGCGCCATCTGGAATTGACCACTCCATGGGCCTGGGGCTTTTACACATTGCAGCTTGATGAGTCTGCATTGCAAGCCCACAGCCTGAGCATCAGTCATGTGGCGGTACGCTGGAAAGACGGCGCGTTTACCGAGTTCCCCGGTAATGCCCGGGTGGAATCACGCCGCTTCGAGCTGACAGACTTCGCACAGGGTCCGCGCAAGGCCTATTTGGGTCTGCGCAGGTTGATGGAAGATGAAGTCAATGTGCTGCGTTATGAGCATATCGAGAGTGCAGCGCAAAGCCATTCGCGCTTTGCTGCACTGGCAGATCCACAACAAGTGCCAGACATGTATTCCGACGGTGCATCCGGGCATGTTGCCGTGATGAACTATGTGCTCAGGATTTTCTGGGAAGACGAAATCGAAAATCTGGGTGACTACGAGCTGATGCCTTTGGTGTGCTTGGAACAGAGCGGGGAAGCGGTGCACCCGTTGCCGACTTTTACCCCGCCCTGCATGACTTTGGCTGCAGCGCCCCAACTGCAGCGTTTGCTGAACGAATTACGTGACGAAATTATCGGCCGGGCACGTCAGCTGGAAGTGTTCAAGAGGCCCTTGGCCAGTCGCGAGCAGGAAGGCGATGCACAGTTGAGCACCATGCTGGCCTTATCGGTGCTCAACCGATATGGCTCCCAGCTCAACCACTTGGTCGAAGGTCTTCAAACCCATCCATGGTTTGTGTATGGTGTATTGCGTCAACTGATTGGCGAGCTGAGCACCTTTACCGAATATTGCGACCTGCTGGGCGAGACTCGTGATAGCCAGTCTTTGCTGCAACCCTATGAACATAACGGCCTGGGGGCGGTTTTCGATAGCGTTCGCGCATTGCTGTTCCGCTTGCTCAACGAGATAACACTGGGGCCGGAAATGTTTGTGCGGTTCGAGCGTGATGGCGCTGCCGACACTTTGTACCGCGCCGAACTGCCATCCAACTTCTTTGGTACCAGGCATCGCTATTACCTGATGGTAAGAAGCGCCCTGGAAGCTGCTGAGACAACTGGTTTGATGATGCTGGAAGGCAAGCTGGCTCCGCTTGAAAGCATGGAGATGACGGTGAACCGTGCCTTGCCTGGAATCGAGCTGATTCCGCTGCAGACGCTGCCCTTGGGCATGCCGCGACGTAGTGGCGCTGCTTATTTCAGGGTGGAAAGCCAATCTGAACTATGGGATGCCGTGGCCGAAGATGGCCGCCTGGCCTTGTTTTTGCCCAATCCGCCTGAAGAGCTGCGTGTTGAGCTGATCGTAATCAAAGGATAG
- the tcuB gene encoding tricarballylate utilization 4Fe-4S protein TcuB encodes MQQLESLTQDALDLGGGAISLTAAEAEAARQLQVCNACRYCEGFCAMFPAMTQRLMFEKADVHYLANLCHNCGACLHACQYAPPHEFAINVPQVMAQVRGQTYKDYAWPPALGKLYERNSLVLALALSAGLALFLALAVAMGGGLWNSAVTGDFYKVFPHNLLVGLFAPIFLFAILALGMGVRSFLRDIGPATSGAPSSTPAALEATSAVLQLKYLDGGHGQGCNNEDDKFTLSRRRFHHLTFYGFMLCFAATSLATVYHYAFGWQAPYDLPSLPKILGAVGGVALMLGTAGLWVLHRRRHPLHGDVAQKPMDLGFIALLFLISASGLALWLGRNTPAMALLLCLHLGAVMALFLTMPYGKFAHGFFRSASLLRYAVEKRQKKSAQAGIESQ; translated from the coding sequence ATGCAACAGCTTGAATCCCTGACCCAAGACGCTCTGGACCTGGGCGGCGGCGCCATATCGTTGACGGCTGCAGAGGCCGAGGCCGCAAGGCAGTTGCAGGTGTGCAACGCTTGCCGTTATTGCGAAGGCTTTTGCGCCATGTTCCCGGCCATGACGCAACGCTTGATGTTTGAAAAAGCCGATGTCCACTACCTTGCGAACCTGTGCCACAACTGCGGCGCCTGTTTGCACGCTTGTCAGTATGCACCGCCGCACGAATTTGCGATCAATGTGCCGCAAGTCATGGCGCAGGTGCGGGGTCAAACCTACAAAGATTACGCATGGCCGCCTGCTTTAGGCAAACTCTACGAGCGCAACAGCCTTGTGCTGGCCCTGGCTCTGTCAGCTGGTCTGGCATTGTTTCTTGCGCTTGCCGTGGCCATGGGAGGCGGGTTGTGGAACAGTGCCGTGACGGGTGACTTTTACAAGGTTTTTCCGCACAACCTTCTGGTGGGGCTGTTTGCACCGATATTCCTGTTTGCGATCTTGGCGCTTGGCATGGGTGTGCGTAGCTTCTTGCGTGATATAGGGCCTGCCACCAGCGGGGCGCCGTCCAGTACGCCGGCTGCCCTGGAAGCCACCAGTGCCGTGCTGCAGCTGAAGTATCTGGACGGTGGGCATGGCCAGGGCTGCAACAATGAAGATGACAAATTCACTTTGTCGCGCAGGCGTTTCCACCACCTCACCTTTTACGGCTTCATGCTGTGCTTTGCCGCGACCAGCCTGGCCACCGTGTATCACTACGCGTTCGGATGGCAGGCGCCCTACGACTTGCCCAGCCTGCCGAAAATACTGGGCGCTGTGGGCGGCGTGGCGTTGATGCTGGGTACGGCAGGGCTTTGGGTCTTGCATCGTCGTCGGCATCCCTTGCACGGCGATGTTGCCCAAAAACCCATGGATCTCGGCTTTATTGCTTTGCTGTTCCTGATCAGTGCCAGTGGTCTGGCACTGTGGCTGGGCCGTAACACGCCGGCGATGGCCTTGTTGCTTTGTTTGCACCTGGGTGCGGTCATGGCTCTCTTTCTGACCATGCCTTACGGCAAGTTCGCGCATGGCTTCTTTCGCAGCGCCTCATTATTACGTTACGCAGTAGAAAAGCGGCAAAAAAAGTCAGCTCAAGCTGGCATTGAATCACAATAA
- a CDS encoding LysR family transcriptional regulator translates to MELRQLRYFVRVVELGSMGRAAQDLGVVTSALSQQISRLESELSTRLLQRTSTGVVPTAAGLALRQEAELVLRHAANAVQAAQAARLAGHVSIGMAPTTSSVLGVPLLQAMQIRYPDVKLHLVESLSGNLSQLLSRRQLDLAVLFHAGSRQGWTLLPILTEQLFVIAQPDRYVLPEVGGLSLNDIVNLPLVLPTGSHGLRAIIDAAFFHYGHEPNVVVEVDGLSVLMDIVHAGLAATIQPGAAVVRANDRQLLRIPLLHDKMVRRNIVASLSDDQLSPAGLAARVVLMDVMRTLVAEGRWPGAALTG, encoded by the coding sequence ATGGAACTGCGCCAACTACGTTACTTTGTCCGGGTTGTCGAGCTGGGCAGCATGGGCCGTGCCGCCCAGGATCTGGGCGTCGTGACGTCTGCCCTCAGCCAGCAAATCAGCCGCCTGGAAAGCGAACTGAGCACCCGGCTTTTGCAGCGTACTTCAACTGGTGTGGTACCTACTGCGGCGGGCCTGGCACTGCGCCAAGAGGCCGAGCTGGTGCTACGGCATGCCGCCAACGCCGTGCAGGCTGCACAGGCGGCACGGCTTGCCGGTCATGTATCCATAGGAATGGCTCCTACGACCTCTTCAGTGCTGGGCGTACCCCTATTGCAAGCCATGCAAATCCGTTACCCAGACGTAAAACTGCACCTGGTTGAAAGTCTGTCAGGAAATCTGTCTCAGCTGTTAAGCAGGCGACAGTTGGATCTTGCCGTGCTGTTTCATGCAGGTAGCCGCCAGGGCTGGACTTTGTTGCCGATACTGACTGAGCAGCTGTTTGTGATTGCGCAGCCTGATAGGTATGTACTGCCTGAAGTTGGCGGCTTATCGCTGAATGATATCGTCAATTTGCCATTGGTTTTACCCACTGGCTCGCATGGCCTGAGGGCGATTATCGACGCCGCCTTCTTTCATTATGGCCATGAACCCAATGTGGTTGTTGAGGTAGACGGCTTGTCTGTACTAATGGACATTGTTCACGCCGGTCTAGCTGCCACCATACAGCCTGGCGCCGCAGTAGTTCGCGCTAATGATCGGCAATTGTTGCGCATCCCTTTGCTGCACGACAAGATGGTGCGCCGCAATATAGTTGCCAGTCTGTCTGATGACCAGTTGTCTCCAGCCGGGCTGGCCGCAAGAGTCGTATTGATGGATGTGATGCGTACATTGGTTGCAGAAGGCCGTTGGCCTGGCGCAGCACTCACGGGTTGA